DNA from Candidatus Binatota bacterium:
ACGCGCTGGTCACCACCGGTCAGTTCGACTGCGTAGCCGTGGCTTGTGGCGAATCTTTGGCGCCCTTCATACCCTGGCACCTGGCCGAAGCCTCCGTCGATCCGCTGGAATACATCGGCTCCATAACCCTGGGCGACGGCGGTGGCGCTGCCCTCGTGGTGCCGGCGGCGGGTGACGGCCGCGGCCTGCTGGCCAGTTCCTTCGTAACAGAGGGTGACATGTGGGAGGCAGCGGTCATACGCTCCGGAGGGTCACGCTATCCCGGCGCCAGCGACGGCAACTGGTTCACCTGCCAGGCCCGCCCGCTCTACGATGCGGCCTACCGCTTGCTGCCCGACATGATAGAGCACGTGCTCGATCGCGCTGGCTGGCAAGCTGACGATGTGGACCTCATCGTGCCCCACCAGGTGAGCATTTCGGCGGTTGCCAACGTCGGCGGCCGCTTTGGATGGACTGTGGACGACGCCGTATTTACGCTCACCGACTGCGGCAATACCGCCGCCGCGAGCATGCCAATGGCGCTCGCGAGGGCAGTCGAACAGGAACGTCTCGACGCCGGTAGCCACGTGCTGATGGTGGGTGCCGCAGCCGGTTTTTCAGCCGGCGTGACCGCCCTCCGCTGGTAAGATCACGCGGCAGCGGCTGGTCGCCGTCGCTCAGCCGCGGCGCAGCTCGAAGCCATCCATCACCGGGGCAGGCTCGGGAGCTTCGTGCAGGTAGGGCAGTAAACCGTGTGCGCCCAGCAATTGGTCAGCGCGCGCGCGATCATCATCGGCCAGGTGCTTGTAGCGTTCGGCGGTACGCACGTGCCGCCAGGCAGAGTAGCTGTTGAGCAAGCGTTGCTCGCTCACGCCCAGTACCGGTTGTTCGGCCATGCCAAGTACCCGCGGTACCGGCTCGCCCGGGGCGAGGTCGGCGATCTCAGCCGCGACGGCACCGCTCGCCACCAGCTGCATGGGTACGAACACCCGACCTATCTCGGACAGCAAGGGGCCGAGACTCTCCTTGAGCTCAAAGTCGGCTGCCCAGGGGGCGGGCGGCGCGGCTTCGTTGATCTCGGCCAGCCAGGCCATCACGAGCGGAGCGTGTGCGCGCATACGTCGGGCAGGCACCGGGTCGCGGCCCAGGTGGGCGTGCATGGGGCCGGCCATGGCAAGATCGGCGAGCGACAAGCGATCGCCCAGGAGAAACCGGCTGCCGTCGAGGTGAAAGTCGAGTACTTCGAGCAAGCGGTTGAACCACTCGTCTATCAAGGGGCGCGTACGATCGCTTATGCCCAGCGGTGGCAGCGATGACGACATGCGCTCGGCCATCTGCGCCGACTCGGGGCCGGTGCACACGCTCCAGTCGTGCTCGATCCACGCGCGTTGCTCGGGAAAGCTCCAGCGAAAATACATGGCCGGAAGTATCATCGCCTCGTCGGCAAAATCCTGGATGATCTCGGCCACCAATCGCAGCACCGGGTCGGCAGGCAATACGGCCGGTTCGGGGTGCAGGGCTTCAAGCGCCTCGATCATGCGCGGGGTGTCCTGCAACACGTCGTCACCCGAGATCAGCACCGGAATGAAGTAAGACCCGGTGGCCGGCCGTATTACCTCGCGGTACACGACCGGCGTGGGAGCGATCTCCTCGTAATCGACGTTCTTGTACCTGAGCAGCGGACGTATTTTCGCCGAGAAGTACGAAAACGGCGTAGCCATGAACTGCCAGTGAACTGCCATACCTGAACCAAGATAACTGGCGCTCGTGCAAGCCGTCAACGCTGTATCACACCCATTCGGGCGGTTCGGCGAGGTTTTTCTGCACGGCTGTGGAATTGGCGTCTAGTGCATCGTAAACCAGTAACGTGTCGCGCACCACGATTGCAGAATGTGAACTGTATTATGAAAGCCCCGAAGCCGGCCGTTATCGCGCGCCAATACTGCTGTTGCCGGGTCTGTTCCAGTCCTTCGAATGCTGGCGACCGCTTACCACCCGCCTGGCCCACCGTGGATGGGAGCTGTACCTGCTGCCGCGCGACGGCGGCTCGGGCGACCAAAAGAGCCCGGGGGCGACGAGCCTCGATGGGCTGGTGGAGCAGACCGCACGCGTGGCCGAGCAGCTGGCCCGGCGCACCCGGCAGGGCTACGCACCAGCCGACAATTCAGACGCCGAAACCAACGCCGGGATCATCGTCTTCGGCGCCGACCTCGGCGCTCACCTCGCTGCGGAACTGACCACCAGGGTGCAACCCATGGCCACCGTGTTGTTCTCGCCCGTCGCTCCCGCCGTCCTGGGCGAGAGCTGGCAACGTTCGCGAGGAATGATGCAGCGCTGGCGACCAGGTAAGGCGAACCCCGGCGTGGCACCCAAGGGTGTGATTGGCACTGCCCGCTCCAACAGCTGGCTGAGCGAGGAACCCGACTGGCTACTGGCCGCGTTGATGTTGGCCGGCCCGGGCAAATCGAGTGCTGAAAGCGGCGATGGTAATGGTGAAGACGTGCCCACACTGATGTTCTCTGCAGAGGACGACCCGCTCGTGAAGCTGGCAGCTGCTCCCTCGCGGGCCTCTGCGAAACTCTCCGACACTACGCTACCAGGCCACTGGTGGCCGGCGGTCGCGCCGCAACAGCTGGCCGACGAGCTGCATCGTTTTCTCGTTCTCACCCTGGGTGACCGCGTGGTCGAATTCCCCGACTCGGTGTTCGACTGAGAGGCCCGCCGGGAGCATAAGCACCGGGCGCCTGGCGACCAGCAGCCCGCCCCGCATTGACTGCGAAGCGCGTGCGCGGCAGTCAGTGAGGAATGACAACTGCCAAGTCCGCCAAAGCGGCCAAGCCCGTGAAGCCTGCCAACATAAAAGTCGGCAACAAGCTGCCCGCCTTCAACCTTGAAGCCACGGGTGATCAGAAGATAAAGCTCGCCGATCTTGCCGGCAAAAAAGTCGTGCTGTGGTTCTACCCGCGCGCCGCGACACCCGGTTGAACGCAGGAAGGCCTGGATTTCGCTGGTTTGCACGCGAAGTTCAAGCGCGCCGGGGCAGTTGTCCTGGGCATTTCACGAGACACGGTCGCCAAGCAGGAAAAGTTCAAGGCCGCGCAGGGTTTCCCCTTTGAGCTGCTGTCGGACGCCGACGAAAAAGTCTGCCGCAGCTGGGACACCCTCAAGAAGAAGAACATGTACGGCAAGCAGGTGATGGGAA
Protein-coding regions in this window:
- a CDS encoding ketoacyl-ACP synthase III, yielding MTEQRLGRSKNMPAGAAASKVTAPAVVSSRIAAVGSYLPPRELLSVDIERRLRVEAPPGWIEEITGVRARRVAEPGTPGSELAALAVLDMLEGSRWSLDDIDCIIVGSATADCIEPCTANMVQSRLGARGAAFDVGNACNGFLSALQVADALVTTGQFDCVAVACGESLAPFIPWHLAEASVDPLEYIGSITLGDGGGAALVVPAAGDGRGLLASSFVTEGDMWEAAVIRSGGSRYPGASDGNWFTCQARPLYDAAYRLLPDMIEHVLDRAGWQADDVDLIVPHQVSISAVANVGGRFGWTVDDAVFTLTDCGNTAAASMPMALARAVEQERLDAGSHVLMVGAAAGFSAGVTALRW
- a CDS encoding glutathione S-transferase — translated: MAVHWQFMATPFSYFSAKIRPLLRYKNVDYEEIAPTPVVYREVIRPATGSYFIPVLISGDDVLQDTPRMIEALEALHPEPAVLPADPVLRLVAEIIQDFADEAMILPAMYFRWSFPEQRAWIEHDWSVCTGPESAQMAERMSSSLPPLGISDRTRPLIDEWFNRLLEVLDFHLDGSRFLLGDRLSLADLAMAGPMHAHLGRDPVPARRMRAHAPLVMAWLAEINEAAPPAPWAADFELKESLGPLLSEIGRVFVPMQLVASGAVAAEIADLAPGEPVPRVLGMAEQPVLGVSEQRLLNSYSAWRHVRTAERYKHLADDDRARADQLLGAHGLLPYLHEAPEPAPVMDGFELRRG
- a CDS encoding alpha/beta fold hydrolase, with translation MSRTTIAECELYYESPEAGRYRAPILLLPGLFQSFECWRPLTTRLAHRGWELYLLPRDGGSGDQKSPGATSLDGLVEQTARVAEQLARRTRQGYAPADNSDAETNAGIIVFGADLGAHLAAELTTRVQPMATVLFSPVAPAVLGESWQRSRGMMQRWRPGKANPGVAPKGVIGTARSNSWLSEEPDWLLAALMLAGPGKSSAESGDGNGEDVPTLMFSAEDDPLVKLAAAPSRASAKLSDTTLPGHWWPAVAPQQLADELHRFLVLTLGDRVVEFPDSVFD
- a CDS encoding peroxiredoxin, which codes for MTTAKSAKAAKPVKPANIKVGNKLPAFNLEATGDQKIKLADLAGKKVVLWFYPRAATPGUTQEGLDFAGLHAKFKRAGAVVLGISRDTVAKQEKFKAAQGFPFELLSDADEKVCRSWDTLKKKNMYGKQVMGIERSTFLLGEDGRLLREWRKIKIPGHADEVLAAVKES